From the genome of Argopecten irradians isolate NY unplaced genomic scaffold, Ai_NY scaffold_0729, whole genome shotgun sequence, one region includes:
- the LOC138313540 gene encoding uncharacterized protein isoform X2 produces the protein MSSKPPSRKRRRTTKEPAVPQSTQSVHPRQPRSRRQSRSIVPSQAESVDNVQNVTSIVNQVLSAVRRETTSLVATAVKEAMDMVRVGNSSSACHGPTATVNTDPSTSSTHLMNLELPSCDQGQGTLSQSNDPVVLPSGSAAADTIPSNTSNLSAVRTLFDSPGEESTSPANEAFLTCSSSLPLGYNVSDRIRSKILDNDFIEFGELVFPSTDSDTRLKLTYEKKRAWLDS, from the coding sequence ATGTCGAGCAAGCCACCCTCCAGAAAAAGGCGGCGAACAACAAAGGAACCAGCGGTTCCTCAATCAACACAATCTGTGCATCCTCGCCAGCCCAGATCAAGGCGACAGTCTAGATCTATTGTCCCCAGCCAGGCGGAGTCTGTGGACAACGTCCAAAATGTCACATCCATCGTCAACCAGGTTCTTTCAGCTGTTCGAAGGGAGACAACCTCACTGGTGGCGACCGCTGTGAAAGAAGCTATGGACATGGTCAGGGTGGGCAACTCATCCAGTGCTTGTCACGGTCCCACAGCTACTGTGAATACAGATCCTTCGACAAGTTCAACCCATCTTATGAACCTGGAGCTGCCGTCGTGTGATCAAGGACAGGGCACTTTGTCACAGTCCAATGACCCTGTGGTGTTACCCAGTGGGTCTGCAGCAGCTGATACCATTCCGAGTAACACATCTAACCTATCTGCGGTGCGGACATTGTTCGATTCGCCAGGTGAGGAATCAACATCGCCTGCCAATGAAGCATTTCTAACATGCTCATCTTCCCTGCCATTAGGGTATAATGTATCTGACCGAATAAGGTCAAAAATCCTGGATAATGACTTCATCGAATTTGGCGAACTGGTGTTTCCTAGTACAGATTCTGACACTAGGCTAAAACtaacatatgaaaaaaaacgGGCTTGGCTTGACAGCTAG
- the LOC138313540 gene encoding uncharacterized protein isoform X1, with protein sequence MSSKPPSRKRRRTTKEPAVPQSTQSVHPRQPRSRRQSRSIVPSQAESVDNVQNVTSIVNQVLSAVRRETTSLVATAVKEAMDMVRVGNSSSACHGPTATVNTDPSTSSTHLMNLELPSCDQGQGTLSQSNDPVVLPSGSAAADTIPSNTSNLSAVRTLFDSPVSGSSQIGSVAQSDSCFNSSTSSDTVITKLLSASLAPSTRNSYKRVLSQFLDFHQAKFPNQAAFPVSQNVLTQFIVHLFQLKLSSATIYSYMSAISFVHKLENMADPTDLFFIKKLLKGVQNSRQVSDCRLPITLDILHRIINAMSNVIHPLFKVCLCRAMFLLAFHAFLRIGEFTLNHNNSTSKILQTSDINFLRDDTHSIKAMTVRIVNFKHSENQTITLEIPIKANKNYCPVLALHSYLQVSNHTSGPLFQFADKSPVTYSYFCKSLQAVLKFLQLDTRVYKGHSFRIGAATTASQLGVPQTILQKYGRWKSDAVRSYIRIGIFK encoded by the exons ATGTCGAGCAAGCCACCCTCCAGAAAAAGGCGGCGAACAACAAAGGAACCAGCGGTTCCTCAATCAACACAATCTGTGCATCCTCGCCAGCCCAGATCAAGGCGACAGTCTAGATCTATTGTCCCCAGCCAGGCGGAGTCTGTGGACAACGTCCAAAATGTCACATCCATCGTCAACCAGGTTCTTTCAGCTGTTCGAAGGGAGACAACCTCACTGGTGGCGACCGCTGTGAAAGAAGCTATGGACATGGTCAGGGTGGGCAACTCATCCAGTGCTTGTCACGGTCCCACAGCTACTGTGAATACAGATCCTTCGACAAGTTCAACCCATCTTATGAACCTGGAGCTGCCGTCGTGTGATCAAGGACAGGGCACTTTGTCACAGTCCAATGACCCTGTGGTGTTACCCAGTGGGTCTGCAGCAGCTGATACCATTCCGAGTAACACATCTAACCTATCTGCGGTGCGGACATTGTTCGATTCGCCAG TTTCAGGAAGCTCGCAAATTGGCTCCGTGGCTCAATCTGACTCCTGTTTCAATTCCTCCACATCTAGTGACACTGTAATCACCAAATTATTGTCGGCGTCTCTAGCTCCATCTACAAGAAATAGTTACAAACGTGTTTTGTCTCAATTCTTGGACTTTCATCAAGCTAAATTCCCTAACCAAGCTGCGTTTCCAGTCTCACAGAATGTATTGACGCAATTCATTGTCCACCTTTTTCAACTTAAGCTTAGCTCTGCGACAATATACTCTTATATGTCAGCCATTAGTTTTGTTCATAAGTTGGAGAATATGGCTGATCCTACAGATCTcttttttataaagaaattgcTTAAGGGTGTTCAAAACAGCAGACAAGTTTCAGACTGCAGATTGCCAATTACTCTTGATATTTTACATAGAATTATCAATGCGATGAGTAATGTAATTCACCCGTTGTTTAAGGTTTGTTTATGTAGAGCAATGTTTCTCTTGGCTTTCCATGCATTTTTGCGTATCGGTGAATTCACATTGAATCACAACAACTCTACATCTAAAATTCTGCAGACCAGTGACATTAACTTCTTACGTGACGACACCCATTCCATTAAAGCTATGACAGTGagaattgtgaatttcaaaCATTCTGAAAATCAAACAATTACTCTAGAAATCCCAATCAAGGCAAATAAAAACTATTGCCCTGTTTTAGCTCTGCACAGTTACCTACAAGTGAGCAATCACACAAGTGGCCCTTTGTTTCAATTTGCAGATAAGTCACCTGTTACTTATTCCTATTTCTGTAAGTCGTTGCAGGcagttttaaaatttttgcAACTGGACACCAGGGTATACAAGGGTCACTCATTCAGAATAGGGGCTGCAACTACTGCCAGTCAGTTAGGTGTCCCTCAAACCATTTTGCAAAAATATGGTCGGTGGAAATCAGACGCTGTTCGCTCTTATATTCGCATAGGCATTTTCAAATAA
- the LOC138313542 gene encoding uncharacterized protein codes for MVLLALVWGHSFVRRLGDYESTSSNNFHNFNFDGNVIQISCSGLGGGTVLPGPKSLQLPSDIYTSFPADIVFIQAGGNDLSKPRCDPDVLAQAIFNLACSVSNVPSVRIVIVGQLLPRFNDDGVYNAKLTTVNTSLASMLNDKANMVWWKHRGFWQNPQELYSKDNVHLNRKGMTKYARSVRSAIGSQLKRFEDKS; via the coding sequence aTGGTTTTACTTGCGTTAGTGTGGGGACATTCTTTTGTGCGACGTCTTGGAGATTATGAATCTACATCTAGTAATAACTTTCATAATTTTAACTTTGATGGGAATGTGATTCAGATATCGTGTTCTGGCTTAGGTGGAGGTACTGTATTACCGGGTCCCAAATCTTTACAATTGCCATCGGACATATACACTTCTTTCCCTGCCGACATTGTATTCATACAAGCTGGCGGTAACGATTTATCTAAACCACGCTGTGATCCGGACGTGTTAGCTCAAGCTATTTTTAACTTGGCATGTAGTGTATCGAATGTGCCCTCCGTTCGCATAGTTATAGTTGGACAGCTACTGCCTCGCTTCAATGACGACGGCGTGTACAATGCTAAGCTGACGACGGTCAACACTTCATTAGCATCCATGTTGAACGACAAAGCTAATATGGTATGGTGGAAACACCGAGGTTTTTGGCAGAATCCACAAGAACTTTATTCAAAAGATAACGTCCACCTTAATCGAAAAGGGATGACAAAATATGCACGGAGTGTGAGATCGGCGATTGGCTCCCAGCTCAAGCGATTCGAGGACAAATCTTAG